A part of Crassostrea angulata isolate pt1a10 chromosome 5, ASM2561291v2, whole genome shotgun sequence genomic DNA contains:
- the LOC128182859 gene encoding uncharacterized protein LOC128182859 isoform X1 — MYIVTSLSTDAMNVQNQNFLVKMKAPCLLILIVMQLSRIADCCSSNINIDNAFVSCLTNNVSCNAECYRGYIFPSGSTKENYSCQNGTWPPMLSSCKRIPSVSVTYSAIWAFGEVLTSNCSNISSLLDNLQETLEETLAQNCRLLNINATVQFTHSFLAFQVRTNFIAVYHNFSNWKEFDVCIDYNRDSFSNLQVIKSMFKGVTCGNLNTSNTIRKDLFVEESYDICPSATKLYNVSTSEDGMYIRYCGNSLFNSHDFTDIDSTLTTTKLSTEPTQMRTSESPTIQTEVSFTGNNFNTSQRTSLEKEVLQTDKTSNINHGTTLGTEVSSTNQSSRVNSSQITTITSLSDEKELKINSIIYIAAPTGGVFLISLIITFIVCSRKRGKDPENLTDDMKMTRDPTHRKDETSFKGDMIENELYKSADDVLDRDNNGDTTQAASDDYSTAPYSKEKNKNQMKVEQEEYSYPSKISNFKEARVNVVFDDDTEGDLDVKASDVFQTPNHESENSCDYAVVNKSRKM; from the exons ATGTATATTGTGACCTCACTGAGTACTGATGCGATGAATGTTCAAAACCAAAACTTCCTGGTTAAAATGAAAGCGCCTTGTTTGTTGATATTGATTGTGATGCAATTATCAA GGATAGCCGATTGCTGTTCTTCAAATATCAACATAGATAACGCCTTTGTATCATGTTTGACCAACAATGTGTCATGTAATGCTGAATGCTACCGAGGCTATATATTCCCTAGTGGATCCACAAAGGAAAACTATAGCTGTCAGAACGGAACATGGCCACCTATGTTATCCTCTTGTAAAC gaatcCCTTCAGTTTCTGTTACGTATTCAGCCATTTGGGCTTTTGGTGAGGTTTTAACATCAAATTGTTCCAATATATCATCACTGTTAGACAACCTACAAGAGACACTAGAAGAGACACTCGCCCAAAATTGCCGATTACTGAATATAAATGCCACTGTACAATTTACGCATTCATTTTTGGCCTTTCAG GTACGCACAAACTTCATAGCTGTGtatcataatttttcaaactgGAAAGAGTTCGACGTATGCATTGATTATAATCGCGACTCGTTTAGTAATCTTCAAGTTATTAAGTCAATGTTTAAAGGTGTCACTTGCGGGAATTTAAACACAAGTAATACAATCCGTAAAGATCTGTTTGTCGAAGAATCCTATGATATTTGTCCCAGTGCAACAAAACTCTACAATGTGTCGACCTCTGAGGATGGAATGTACATACGATATTGTGGTAACTCTCTATTCAATAGTCATG ATTTTACAGACATAGACTCAACTCTAACAACGACAAAATTGTCAACAGAACCAACACAAATGAGAACTTCGGAAAGCCCGACCATACAGACTGAAGTTTCTTTTACCGGTAATAACTTCAATACCAGTCAAAGAACATCTCTAGAAAAGGAAGTTTTGCAAACCGATAAAACATCCAACATCAATCATGGTACAACTTTGGGGACAGAAGTCTCATCAACCAATCAAAGCTCTAGAGTTAACAGTAGTCAAATCACAACAATTACATCCTTGTCCGATGAAAAGGAGCTTAAAATCAATTCAA ttATCTACATCGCCGCACCCACAGGAGGAGTATTTCTGATTTCCCTTATAATCACCTTCATAGTTTGCTCACGAAAGAG AGGAAAAGATCCAGAAAACCTAACAGATGATATGAAAATGACACGTGACCCAACACATAGAAAAGACGAAACAAGTTTTAAAGGAGATATGATAGAAAACGAACTTTACAAGAGCGCAGATGACGTATTGGATCGGGATAATAATGGAGATACAACACAGGCTGCGTCTGATGATTATTCTACGGCACCATATTCgaaagagaaaaacaaaaatcaaatgaaagtgGAACAAGAAGAATATTCGTATCCgtctaaaatatcaaatttcaaGGAGGCGCGGGTCAATGTTGTGTTTGATGATGACACGGAAGGCGATCTAGATGTCAAAGCAAGCGATGTCTTTCAGACACCAAATCATGAATCTGAAAATTCTTGCGATTATGCTGTAGTcaacaaatcaagaaaaatgtaa
- the LOC128182859 gene encoding uncharacterized protein LOC128182859 isoform X2, whose product MYIVTSLSTDAMNVQNQNFLVKMKAPCLLILIVMQLSRIADCCSSNINIDNAFVSCLTNNVSCNAECYRGYIFPSGSTKENYSCQNGTWPPMLSSCKRIPSVSVTYSAIWAFGEVLTSNCSNISSLLDNLQETLEETLAQNCRLLNINATVQFTHSFLAFQVRTNFIAVYHNFSNWKEFDVCIDYNRDSFSNLQVIKSMFKGVTCGNLNTSNTIRKDLFVEESYDICPSATKLYNVSTSEDGMYIRYCDFTDIDSTLTTTKLSTEPTQMRTSESPTIQTEVSFTGNNFNTSQRTSLEKEVLQTDKTSNINHGTTLGTEVSSTNQSSRVNSSQITTITSLSDEKELKINSIIYIAAPTGGVFLISLIITFIVCSRKRGKDPENLTDDMKMTRDPTHRKDETSFKGDMIENELYKSADDVLDRDNNGDTTQAASDDYSTAPYSKEKNKNQMKVEQEEYSYPSKISNFKEARVNVVFDDDTEGDLDVKASDVFQTPNHESENSCDYAVVNKSRKM is encoded by the exons ATGTATATTGTGACCTCACTGAGTACTGATGCGATGAATGTTCAAAACCAAAACTTCCTGGTTAAAATGAAAGCGCCTTGTTTGTTGATATTGATTGTGATGCAATTATCAA GGATAGCCGATTGCTGTTCTTCAAATATCAACATAGATAACGCCTTTGTATCATGTTTGACCAACAATGTGTCATGTAATGCTGAATGCTACCGAGGCTATATATTCCCTAGTGGATCCACAAAGGAAAACTATAGCTGTCAGAACGGAACATGGCCACCTATGTTATCCTCTTGTAAAC gaatcCCTTCAGTTTCTGTTACGTATTCAGCCATTTGGGCTTTTGGTGAGGTTTTAACATCAAATTGTTCCAATATATCATCACTGTTAGACAACCTACAAGAGACACTAGAAGAGACACTCGCCCAAAATTGCCGATTACTGAATATAAATGCCACTGTACAATTTACGCATTCATTTTTGGCCTTTCAG GTACGCACAAACTTCATAGCTGTGtatcataatttttcaaactgGAAAGAGTTCGACGTATGCATTGATTATAATCGCGACTCGTTTAGTAATCTTCAAGTTATTAAGTCAATGTTTAAAGGTGTCACTTGCGGGAATTTAAACACAAGTAATACAATCCGTAAAGATCTGTTTGTCGAAGAATCCTATGATATTTGTCCCAGTGCAACAAAACTCTACAATGTGTCGACCTCTGAGGATGGAATGTACATACGATATTGTG ATTTTACAGACATAGACTCAACTCTAACAACGACAAAATTGTCAACAGAACCAACACAAATGAGAACTTCGGAAAGCCCGACCATACAGACTGAAGTTTCTTTTACCGGTAATAACTTCAATACCAGTCAAAGAACATCTCTAGAAAAGGAAGTTTTGCAAACCGATAAAACATCCAACATCAATCATGGTACAACTTTGGGGACAGAAGTCTCATCAACCAATCAAAGCTCTAGAGTTAACAGTAGTCAAATCACAACAATTACATCCTTGTCCGATGAAAAGGAGCTTAAAATCAATTCAA ttATCTACATCGCCGCACCCACAGGAGGAGTATTTCTGATTTCCCTTATAATCACCTTCATAGTTTGCTCACGAAAGAG AGGAAAAGATCCAGAAAACCTAACAGATGATATGAAAATGACACGTGACCCAACACATAGAAAAGACGAAACAAGTTTTAAAGGAGATATGATAGAAAACGAACTTTACAAGAGCGCAGATGACGTATTGGATCGGGATAATAATGGAGATACAACACAGGCTGCGTCTGATGATTATTCTACGGCACCATATTCgaaagagaaaaacaaaaatcaaatgaaagtgGAACAAGAAGAATATTCGTATCCgtctaaaatatcaaatttcaaGGAGGCGCGGGTCAATGTTGTGTTTGATGATGACACGGAAGGCGATCTAGATGTCAAAGCAAGCGATGTCTTTCAGACACCAAATCATGAATCTGAAAATTCTTGCGATTATGCTGTAGTcaacaaatcaagaaaaatgtaa
- the LOC128182859 gene encoding uncharacterized protein LOC128182859 isoform X3, with protein sequence MYIVTSLSTDAMNVQNQNFLVKMKAPCLLILIVMQLSRIADCCSSNINIDNAFVSCLTNNVSCNAECYRGYIFPSGSTKENYSCQNGTWPPMLSSCKRIPSVSVTYSAIWAFGEVLTSNCSNISSLLDNLQETLEETLAQNCRLLNINATVQFTHSFLAFQVRTNFIAVYHNFSNWKEFDVCIDYNRDSFSNLQVIKSMFKGVTCGNLNTSNTIRKDLFVEESYDICPSATKLYNVSTSEDGMYIRYCDIDSTLTTTKLSTEPTQMRTSESPTIQTEVSFTGNNFNTSQRTSLEKEVLQTDKTSNINHGTTLGTEVSSTNQSSRVNSSQITTITSLSDEKELKINSIIYIAAPTGGVFLISLIITFIVCSRKRGKDPENLTDDMKMTRDPTHRKDETSFKGDMIENELYKSADDVLDRDNNGDTTQAASDDYSTAPYSKEKNKNQMKVEQEEYSYPSKISNFKEARVNVVFDDDTEGDLDVKASDVFQTPNHESENSCDYAVVNKSRKM encoded by the exons ATGTATATTGTGACCTCACTGAGTACTGATGCGATGAATGTTCAAAACCAAAACTTCCTGGTTAAAATGAAAGCGCCTTGTTTGTTGATATTGATTGTGATGCAATTATCAA GGATAGCCGATTGCTGTTCTTCAAATATCAACATAGATAACGCCTTTGTATCATGTTTGACCAACAATGTGTCATGTAATGCTGAATGCTACCGAGGCTATATATTCCCTAGTGGATCCACAAAGGAAAACTATAGCTGTCAGAACGGAACATGGCCACCTATGTTATCCTCTTGTAAAC gaatcCCTTCAGTTTCTGTTACGTATTCAGCCATTTGGGCTTTTGGTGAGGTTTTAACATCAAATTGTTCCAATATATCATCACTGTTAGACAACCTACAAGAGACACTAGAAGAGACACTCGCCCAAAATTGCCGATTACTGAATATAAATGCCACTGTACAATTTACGCATTCATTTTTGGCCTTTCAG GTACGCACAAACTTCATAGCTGTGtatcataatttttcaaactgGAAAGAGTTCGACGTATGCATTGATTATAATCGCGACTCGTTTAGTAATCTTCAAGTTATTAAGTCAATGTTTAAAGGTGTCACTTGCGGGAATTTAAACACAAGTAATACAATCCGTAAAGATCTGTTTGTCGAAGAATCCTATGATATTTGTCCCAGTGCAACAAAACTCTACAATGTGTCGACCTCTGAGGATGGAATGTACATACGATATTGTG ACATAGACTCAACTCTAACAACGACAAAATTGTCAACAGAACCAACACAAATGAGAACTTCGGAAAGCCCGACCATACAGACTGAAGTTTCTTTTACCGGTAATAACTTCAATACCAGTCAAAGAACATCTCTAGAAAAGGAAGTTTTGCAAACCGATAAAACATCCAACATCAATCATGGTACAACTTTGGGGACAGAAGTCTCATCAACCAATCAAAGCTCTAGAGTTAACAGTAGTCAAATCACAACAATTACATCCTTGTCCGATGAAAAGGAGCTTAAAATCAATTCAA ttATCTACATCGCCGCACCCACAGGAGGAGTATTTCTGATTTCCCTTATAATCACCTTCATAGTTTGCTCACGAAAGAG AGGAAAAGATCCAGAAAACCTAACAGATGATATGAAAATGACACGTGACCCAACACATAGAAAAGACGAAACAAGTTTTAAAGGAGATATGATAGAAAACGAACTTTACAAGAGCGCAGATGACGTATTGGATCGGGATAATAATGGAGATACAACACAGGCTGCGTCTGATGATTATTCTACGGCACCATATTCgaaagagaaaaacaaaaatcaaatgaaagtgGAACAAGAAGAATATTCGTATCCgtctaaaatatcaaatttcaaGGAGGCGCGGGTCAATGTTGTGTTTGATGATGACACGGAAGGCGATCTAGATGTCAAAGCAAGCGATGTCTTTCAGACACCAAATCATGAATCTGAAAATTCTTGCGATTATGCTGTAGTcaacaaatcaagaaaaatgtaa